Proteins encoded within one genomic window of Streptomyces sp. NBC_01314:
- a CDS encoding carbohydrate ABC transporter permease translates to MKNPARTWLGVLSVAASVVVFIIPFAFIVLTAVKDPQQASQLDFSWPRHFQLVDNLVEVVQARDYILVIAFINSVILTVASVTAMVVLGAMVAFVLQRRVTRWTGLINFLVLSGLIIPPAVVPTIWVLQKAGLFGTLPGLILVEIAFGLSFSILLFRAFIATIPRELDEAAIIDGASPLRLFFQVILPVLRSVIVTVIVVQSVAVFNDFTNPLYFLPGEQNATVQLTLFNFQSQYSTSYNLLFMDILLITIPPLIMFLFFNRQIVAGMTAGAVKG, encoded by the coding sequence GTGAAGAATCCCGCCCGTACCTGGCTCGGCGTCCTGTCGGTCGCCGCCAGCGTCGTCGTCTTCATCATCCCGTTCGCGTTCATCGTGCTCACGGCGGTGAAGGACCCGCAGCAGGCCTCCCAGCTCGACTTCTCCTGGCCGCGCCACTTCCAGCTGGTGGACAACCTCGTCGAGGTCGTCCAGGCGCGGGACTACATCCTCGTCATCGCGTTCATCAACAGCGTGATCCTGACCGTCGCCAGCGTGACGGCGATGGTCGTCCTCGGCGCGATGGTCGCGTTCGTGCTGCAGCGGCGGGTCACCCGGTGGACGGGACTCATCAACTTCCTCGTCCTGTCCGGGCTGATCATCCCCCCGGCCGTGGTGCCGACGATCTGGGTCCTGCAGAAGGCCGGCCTGTTCGGCACCCTCCCCGGACTGATCCTCGTGGAGATCGCGTTCGGTCTGTCCTTCTCCATCCTGCTCTTCCGCGCCTTCATCGCCACCATTCCGCGCGAACTCGACGAGGCCGCCATCATCGACGGGGCGTCACCGCTGCGGCTGTTCTTCCAGGTCATCCTCCCGGTGCTGCGGTCGGTGATCGTGACGGTGATCGTCGTGCAGTCGGTGGCCGTCTTCAACGACTTCACCAACCCGCTGTACTTCCTGCCCGGCGAGCAGAACGCCACCGTCCAGCTGACCCTGTTCAACTTCCAGAGCCAGTACAGCACCAGCTACAACCTGCTCTTCATGGACATCCTGCTCATCACGATCCCGCCGCTGATCATGTTCCTGTTCTTCAACCGGCAGATCGTGGCGGGCATGACGGCCGGAGCGGTCAAGGGTTAG
- a CDS encoding family 43 glycosylhydrolase, translated as MRVHNHPGPRPGIRGRSGRSTLGAVLVAFLTVLGLVTASPAQALSGDVRMHDPSLIKVGSCYYGFSTGFENDSANPSGSITIHKTCGGTAASGWTKVGNVWGSTPSWITAKLGATPPNIWAPEIKQFNGKYHLYYAGSRWGTSYAVMGVATATNIEGPWTDQGMVTDVNYPIDPNVDWGPDGRLYISWGSFTGPGTYMHVLDQSTGKLSTTDHNLWHLAVGIENPTIVLNGGFYYLFGSKGLCCSGTNSNYYTVVGRSTSITGPYLDQSGTNMLSNGGTTVLNGARPRVAAGGADAYDDGSSKYLAYHYYDADQAGREALDIRQLTFANGWPVLSGPLGAPNNHLWNRNADKCADVWSASTADGASVNSGNCNSGTNQQWKPTLVGSNYQLVNVNSGKCLQVAGASTANGAAAVQSTCTGASHQLWKRTAVIGAYLTFTNVNSGKCLQVAGASTANGAALDQSTCTSGANQQWMIV; from the coding sequence ATGCGCGTCCACAACCACCCGGGGCCGCGTCCCGGGATACGCGGGAGAAGCGGCCGGTCCACACTCGGGGCGGTCCTGGTGGCCTTCCTGACCGTCCTCGGTCTGGTCACCGCCTCTCCCGCGCAGGCACTCAGCGGTGACGTCCGTATGCACGACCCGAGCCTCATCAAGGTGGGCAGCTGCTACTACGGCTTCTCCACCGGGTTCGAGAACGACTCGGCGAACCCCAGCGGATCCATCACCATCCACAAGACGTGCGGCGGCACCGCGGCGTCCGGATGGACGAAGGTGGGGAACGTCTGGGGGTCGACCCCGTCCTGGATCACCGCGAAGCTCGGTGCGACCCCGCCGAACATCTGGGCCCCGGAGATCAAGCAGTTCAACGGCAAGTACCACCTGTACTACGCCGGTTCGCGCTGGGGCACCTCGTACGCCGTGATGGGCGTGGCCACCGCCACGAACATCGAGGGCCCCTGGACCGACCAGGGCATGGTCACGGACGTCAACTACCCGATCGACCCCAACGTCGACTGGGGACCGGACGGCCGCCTGTACATCTCCTGGGGCTCCTTCACCGGCCCCGGCACCTACATGCACGTCCTGGACCAGTCCACCGGCAAGCTGTCCACCACCGACCACAACCTCTGGCACCTCGCCGTCGGCATCGAGAACCCGACGATCGTCCTCAACGGCGGCTTCTACTACCTCTTCGGCTCCAAGGGGCTGTGCTGCAGCGGAACGAACAGCAACTACTACACCGTAGTCGGCCGGTCCACCAGCATCACGGGACCGTATCTCGACCAGAGCGGCACAAACATGCTGTCAAACGGCGGAACCACCGTCCTCAACGGCGCTCGCCCCAGGGTGGCCGCCGGCGGTGCCGACGCCTACGACGACGGCTCGTCCAAGTACCTCGCCTACCACTACTACGACGCCGACCAGGCCGGTCGGGAGGCACTCGACATCCGTCAGCTGACCTTCGCGAACGGCTGGCCTGTCCTCTCCGGTCCGCTCGGGGCCCCGAACAACCACCTGTGGAACCGGAACGCCGACAAGTGCGCGGACGTCTGGTCCGCGAGCACGGCTGACGGAGCGTCGGTGAACTCCGGGAACTGCAACTCCGGGACCAATCAGCAGTGGAAGCCCACCCTCGTAGGCTCCAACTACCAGCTGGTCAACGTCAACAGCGGCAAGTGCCTCCAGGTCGCCGGGGCGTCCACCGCCAACGGTGCGGCCGCCGTCCAGTCGACGTGCACCGGGGCCTCGCACCAGCTGTGGAAGAGGACAGCAGTGATCGGCGCCTACCTCACCTTCACCAACGTCAACAGCGGCAAGTGCCTCCAGGTCGCCGGGGCGTCCACCGCCAACGGTGCGGCCCTGGACCAGTCGACCTGCACCTCCGGCGCGAACCAGCAGTGGATGATCGTCTGA
- a CDS encoding family 78 glycoside hydrolase catalytic domain, translating to MGLERPEPDTTLVSVRFEHRGDALGVGTPEPRLSWQVRTDDPAWRQTAYEVELDGGTTAHVDCAEQVLVPWPFAPLASRGGASVRVRVACGTRWSDWSAPATVETGLLRPDDWTARFITPHHHGALDAPAPELVRTVVLREDVVSARLYATAHGVYTASLNGIRVGDEVLAPGWTSYRHRLRYQTHDVTALLKKGENTLSAVLGNGWYRGHLGWWGARALYGDRLALLAQLEVRYADGSVEVFGTDEQWRARDSGILADDLYKGQRTDLRFAPGQADGPVEVLSGQEADLARLVAPEGPPVRVTEVLPASKVWQSPSGRTLVDFGQNIVGWVRLRVRDTTAGAEVVVRHSEVLEDEELCTRPLRTADAIDTYLLADAEETVLEPSLTFHGFRYAEVTGVPDLAADDVHAVVVSSDLRRTGWFSCSDPDLEQFHDNVVRGTRGNFLDIPTDCPQRDERLGWTGDIQVFSPTATFLFDAAGFLSSWLADLAADQHADGAVPWVIPDVLDDAAPTAAAWGDAAPVVPWVLYERYGDLGVLERQFTSARAWVDKAASLTTDGVWAGGFQFGDWLDPTAPPDDPFAARTPTDVVATACLVRCADVVAHTAEVLGRSADAAHYSALADQTRQAFARAYVTPAGRVLGDSPTAYAMALQWNLLASPHHRAVAGDRLADLVRTNGFRIATGFVGTPLMTDALTSAGHPDLAHRLLLEKGCPSWLYPVTMGATTVWERWDSMLPDGTVNPGQMTSFNHYALGAVADWMHRTVAGLAPAAPGYREIRVRPLPHRSLTHATAVHLTPYGEASVGWRREHGRFHLKVVVPAGTRATVHIPGSAQPPVTVAHGTHTWTVDDPCPAPAPSEVVTVRDLMDEPNLWAHTVGALTRQGLNGDSAQLARQLGPFLDLPAGRLPALLNRVLFEDGGTDAAAALETLLSSAAD from the coding sequence ATGGGCCTTGAGCGTCCCGAACCCGACACCACACTGGTCTCCGTCCGGTTCGAGCACCGGGGGGACGCGCTCGGCGTCGGCACGCCCGAACCCCGCCTGTCGTGGCAGGTCCGCACCGACGACCCCGCCTGGCGGCAGACGGCGTACGAGGTGGAACTGGACGGCGGTACGACGGCGCATGTCGATTGCGCCGAGCAGGTGCTGGTGCCGTGGCCCTTCGCCCCCCTGGCCTCACGCGGCGGGGCGAGTGTCCGGGTCCGGGTGGCCTGCGGAACGCGCTGGAGCGACTGGAGCGCGCCGGCCACCGTGGAGACGGGCCTGCTGCGCCCCGACGACTGGACCGCCCGGTTCATCACCCCCCACCACCACGGCGCCCTGGACGCGCCCGCCCCCGAGCTCGTACGGACGGTCGTGCTGCGGGAGGACGTGGTCTCGGCCCGCCTCTACGCCACCGCTCACGGTGTCTACACCGCGTCCCTCAACGGCATCCGGGTCGGCGACGAGGTCCTCGCCCCCGGCTGGACCAGCTACCGCCACCGGCTGCGGTACCAGACCCACGACGTCACCGCCCTGTTGAAGAAGGGCGAGAACACCCTGTCGGCCGTGCTCGGCAACGGCTGGTACCGCGGCCACCTCGGCTGGTGGGGCGCCCGCGCGCTGTACGGCGACCGGCTGGCCCTGCTGGCCCAGCTGGAGGTCCGCTACGCCGACGGTTCGGTGGAGGTCTTCGGCACCGACGAGCAGTGGCGGGCCCGCGATTCCGGGATCCTCGCGGACGACCTCTACAAGGGGCAGCGCACCGACCTGCGGTTCGCCCCGGGCCAAGCCGACGGCCCGGTGGAGGTGCTGTCCGGGCAGGAGGCGGACCTGGCGCGACTGGTCGCCCCGGAGGGGCCACCGGTACGCGTCACCGAGGTGCTGCCCGCGTCGAAGGTCTGGCAGTCGCCGTCCGGCCGTACGCTCGTCGACTTCGGCCAGAACATCGTCGGCTGGGTCCGGCTGCGCGTGCGTGACACCACGGCCGGCGCCGAGGTCGTCGTGCGGCACTCCGAGGTCCTGGAGGACGAGGAGCTGTGCACGAGGCCGCTGCGGACGGCCGACGCCATCGACACCTACCTCCTGGCCGACGCCGAGGAGACCGTCCTCGAACCCTCGCTCACGTTCCACGGTTTCCGGTACGCCGAGGTCACCGGCGTACCGGACCTGGCGGCCGATGATGTGCACGCCGTCGTCGTCAGCAGCGACCTGCGCCGCACAGGGTGGTTCTCCTGCTCCGACCCGGACCTGGAGCAGTTCCACGACAACGTCGTCCGGGGCACACGCGGCAACTTCCTGGACATACCCACGGACTGCCCGCAGCGCGACGAACGGCTCGGCTGGACCGGCGACATCCAGGTCTTCTCCCCCACCGCCACCTTCCTCTTCGACGCGGCGGGCTTCCTGTCCTCCTGGCTCGCCGACCTCGCCGCCGACCAGCACGCCGACGGCGCGGTCCCCTGGGTGATCCCCGACGTCCTGGACGACGCGGCCCCGACCGCGGCGGCCTGGGGCGACGCCGCCCCGGTGGTGCCGTGGGTGCTGTACGAACGCTACGGCGACCTCGGCGTCCTTGAGCGGCAATTCACCAGCGCCCGCGCATGGGTCGACAAGGCCGCCTCCCTCACGACCGACGGAGTGTGGGCGGGCGGATTCCAGTTCGGCGACTGGCTCGACCCCACCGCGCCGCCGGACGACCCGTTCGCCGCCCGCACTCCCACCGATGTCGTCGCCACCGCCTGCCTGGTCCGCTGCGCCGACGTCGTCGCCCACACCGCGGAGGTCCTGGGCCGCTCCGCGGACGCCGCCCACTACTCCGCACTCGCCGACCAGACCCGCCAGGCGTTCGCCCGCGCCTACGTCACCCCGGCGGGCCGGGTGCTGGGCGACTCACCGACCGCGTACGCCATGGCCCTGCAATGGAACCTGCTGGCCTCCCCGCACCATCGTGCGGTGGCCGGAGACCGGCTCGCCGACCTCGTCCGCACGAACGGCTTCCGTATCGCCACCGGATTCGTCGGCACCCCGCTGATGACCGACGCCCTCACCTCCGCCGGGCACCCGGACCTCGCCCACCGGCTGCTGCTGGAGAAGGGCTGCCCGTCCTGGCTGTATCCCGTGACGATGGGCGCCACCACGGTCTGGGAACGCTGGGACAGCATGCTGCCCGACGGCACGGTCAATCCCGGCCAGATGACCTCCTTCAACCACTACGCCCTCGGAGCCGTCGCCGACTGGATGCACCGCACCGTCGCCGGACTGGCCCCGGCCGCGCCCGGCTACCGCGAAATCCGCGTACGTCCCCTGCCGCACCGGTCACTCACCCACGCCACGGCCGTGCACCTCACCCCGTACGGCGAGGCGTCCGTGGGCTGGCGGCGCGAGCACGGCCGCTTCCACCTGAAGGTGGTCGTGCCCGCGGGCACACGGGCCACCGTCCACATCCCCGGTTCCGCGCAGCCTCCGGTGACCGTGGCGCACGGCACGCACACGTGGACCGTCGACGACCCCTGCCCCGCCCCGGCACCGTCCGAGGTGGTCACCGTGCGGGACCTGATGGACGAGCCCAACCTGTGGGCACACACAGTCGGCGCCCTGACCCGGCAGGGGCTGAACGGGGACTCGGCACAACTGGCCCGGCAGCTGGGACCCTTCCTGGACCTGCCGGCCGGCCGACTGCCCGCGCTGCTCAACAGGGTCCTATTCGAGGACGGCGGCACCGACGCCGCCGCCGCTCTGGAGACGTTGCTGAGCAGCGCGGCGGACTGA
- the paaZ gene encoding phenylacetic acid degradation bifunctional protein PaaZ yields the protein MAAKLHSYLAGAWYEAPDEGRPLLDAATGVEVARLSQSPVDAVTALRHAREVGGPALRELTFHQRAGLLKSLGKHLTAHTDEFHTLSTRTGATRRDSALDVDGGIAVLFVYGGKGVRELPDGHVLPDGDTEPLGRQGTFGVRHIHVPRHGAAVQINAFNFPVWGMLEKLAPALLAGLPSVVKPAGQTAYLTELVFRRVIESGILPEGAVQLVCAPPDGILDALNGQDLLSVTGSAATARTLRSHPAVVGRAVRFNAEADSLNCAVLGPDATPGTPEFDLFTKTLVTEMTVKAGQKCTAIRRALVPAGLIDAVQEAVSAELDDICVGHPAEPTVTMGPLAGLGQREEVLRALKALTAAARVVHGDPDRFDVLDCDRTRGAFLPPLLLRCDDPGRAEPHEVEAFGPVTTLLPYDGTAAHAVALAARGEGSLVASIVTHDPDFARETLLGVAPWHGRLHLLDRTDAAESTGHGSPLPHTVHGGPGRAGGGEELGGIRSVLHHMQRTAVQGPPDTLAMLTEHRPETPAQAE from the coding sequence GTGGCCGCGAAACTGCACAGCTACCTCGCCGGCGCCTGGTACGAGGCACCCGACGAGGGCCGCCCCCTGCTGGACGCGGCGACCGGCGTCGAGGTGGCCCGGCTCTCGCAGAGTCCCGTCGACGCCGTCACCGCGCTGCGTCACGCGCGGGAGGTGGGCGGCCCCGCCCTGCGGGAGCTGACCTTCCACCAGCGCGCCGGTCTGCTCAAGTCGCTGGGCAAGCACCTGACCGCGCACACCGACGAGTTCCACACGCTGTCGACCCGCACCGGAGCGACCCGCCGCGACTCCGCTCTCGACGTCGACGGCGGTATCGCGGTGCTGTTCGTCTACGGCGGCAAGGGTGTCAGAGAACTGCCCGACGGTCATGTCCTGCCCGACGGCGACACGGAACCGCTCGGCAGGCAGGGCACCTTCGGGGTACGCCACATCCATGTACCCAGGCATGGCGCGGCCGTCCAGATCAACGCGTTCAACTTCCCCGTATGGGGCATGCTCGAGAAGCTCGCGCCCGCCCTGCTGGCGGGCCTGCCCTCCGTCGTGAAACCCGCAGGACAGACGGCCTACCTGACGGAACTGGTGTTCCGCCGCGTCATCGAGTCGGGCATCCTCCCCGAAGGCGCCGTACAGCTGGTCTGCGCACCGCCCGACGGCATCCTCGACGCACTCAACGGACAGGACCTGCTCAGCGTCACCGGCTCCGCGGCCACCGCCCGCACCCTGCGCAGCCACCCGGCCGTCGTCGGCCGCGCCGTCCGCTTCAACGCCGAAGCCGATTCCCTGAACTGCGCCGTCCTGGGACCCGACGCCACCCCCGGCACCCCCGAGTTCGACCTGTTCACGAAGACCCTGGTCACCGAGATGACCGTCAAGGCAGGGCAGAAGTGCACCGCGATCCGCCGCGCCCTGGTGCCCGCCGGACTCATCGACGCCGTACAGGAAGCGGTCTCCGCCGAGCTGGACGACATATGTGTCGGCCACCCCGCCGAACCCACCGTCACCATGGGCCCACTGGCCGGGCTCGGGCAGCGGGAGGAGGTACTGCGCGCGCTCAAGGCGCTCACGGCGGCGGCCCGTGTCGTCCACGGAGACCCCGACCGGTTCGACGTACTGGACTGCGACCGCACACGCGGTGCCTTCCTCCCCCCACTGCTGCTGCGCTGCGACGACCCCGGCCGCGCCGAGCCGCACGAGGTCGAGGCGTTCGGCCCCGTGACCACCCTGCTGCCGTACGACGGAACCGCCGCCCACGCGGTCGCACTGGCCGCACGCGGCGAGGGCAGCCTCGTCGCTTCGATCGTCACGCACGACCCCGACTTCGCCCGCGAGACCCTGCTCGGCGTGGCCCCCTGGCACGGCCGCCTGCACCTCCTCGACCGCACCGACGCCGCGGAGTCCACCGGCCACGGCTCACCCCTTCCGCACACCGTGCACGGCGGCCCCGGCCGGGCGGGCGGCGGCGAGGAACTCGGGGGCATCCGCAGCGTGCTGCACCACATGCAGCGCACCGCCGTCCAGGGCCCGCCCGACACCCTTGCGATGCTCACCGAGCACCGCCCCGAAACCCCTGCTCAAGCGGAGTGA
- a CDS encoding ABC transporter substrate-binding protein, whose amino-acid sequence MRSTTRAKRRTAVAAAAVLPLLLSACSAGSLGSSSGDDSATTIKLLVDNAPDNLAAAKQLAKDFQAKNPKIRVSVETRPGGADGDNLIKTRLQTDSMAEVFSYNTGSLFQQIDPAKTLTPITQDSYVKSLDKSFVPQVTVGDETYGVPFGSALGGGVLYNKKVYAKLGLTVPKTWADFIANSKKIKAAGIAPVIQTYQDTWTSQLLVLGDFHNVSAEEPDFAGEFTANKAKFATDENAVKGFEHLQQIHDLKLQNSDYASATLVKGLEMLATGKGAQYPMLSTVIGAIKTSNPDELNDVGFFALPGDEASANGMTAWFPNAFYVPKSTTGDKLAAVKKFLAFTASPAGCTSQAEASTPTGPYLVEGCTLPADVPTITKDVAAYFTDDAQSPALEFLSPVKGPSLEQICVQVGSGITGAKAGAALYDKDVKKQAQQLGLSGW is encoded by the coding sequence ATGAGGTCAACCACTCGCGCCAAGAGAAGGACGGCCGTCGCCGCAGCCGCCGTTCTGCCGCTCCTGCTCAGCGCGTGCAGCGCGGGCTCTCTCGGCTCCTCCAGCGGGGACGACAGCGCGACGACGATCAAGCTGCTCGTCGACAACGCACCCGACAACCTTGCGGCCGCCAAGCAGCTGGCGAAGGACTTCCAGGCCAAGAACCCAAAGATCAGGGTCAGTGTGGAGACGCGCCCCGGCGGAGCCGACGGCGACAACCTCATCAAGACGCGGCTGCAAACCGACAGCATGGCCGAAGTCTTCTCGTACAACACCGGTTCGCTGTTCCAGCAGATCGACCCGGCGAAGACCCTCACGCCGATCACCCAGGACTCGTACGTCAAGAGCCTCGACAAGTCCTTCGTCCCTCAGGTCACGGTCGGTGACGAGACCTACGGCGTGCCCTTCGGTTCGGCTCTGGGCGGCGGTGTCCTCTACAACAAGAAGGTCTACGCCAAGCTCGGTCTGACGGTACCGAAGACCTGGGCCGACTTCATCGCCAACAGCAAGAAGATCAAGGCCGCCGGCATCGCCCCGGTCATTCAGACCTACCAGGACACCTGGACCTCCCAGCTCCTCGTCCTGGGCGACTTCCACAACGTGTCCGCCGAAGAACCGGACTTCGCGGGGGAGTTCACCGCCAACAAGGCGAAGTTCGCCACCGACGAGAACGCCGTCAAGGGCTTCGAGCACCTGCAGCAGATCCACGACCTGAAGCTGCAGAACTCCGACTACGCGTCGGCCACGCTCGTCAAGGGCCTGGAGATGCTGGCCACCGGCAAGGGCGCCCAGTACCCGATGCTCTCCACCGTCATCGGCGCGATCAAGACGAGCAACCCCGATGAGCTCAACGACGTCGGCTTCTTCGCCCTGCCCGGGGACGAGGCCTCCGCCAACGGCATGACGGCGTGGTTCCCGAACGCCTTCTACGTCCCGAAGAGCACCACCGGTGACAAGCTCGCCGCGGTCAAGAAGTTCCTCGCGTTCACCGCGAGCCCGGCCGGTTGCACCTCCCAGGCGGAGGCGTCGACGCCCACCGGCCCGTACCTGGTCGAGGGCTGCACCCTGCCGGCAGACGTTCCCACCATCACCAAGGACGTCGCGGCGTACTTCACCGACGATGCCCAGAGCCCGGCGCTGGAGTTCCTGTCCCCGGTGAAGGGCCCGAGCCTCGAACAGATCTGTGTCCAGGTCGGCTCCGGCATCACCGGGGCCAAGGCCGGCGCAGCCCTGTACGACAAGGACGTCAAGAAGCAGGCTCAGCAACTCGGCCTGTCGGGCTGGTAG
- a CDS encoding carbohydrate ABC transporter permease: MTTAVPTGPPTAEKPKVAARTRRSAKMHSAYPTWFYLPAAVIYGVLFLVPTFASFYFSLTRWTIFKSTFIGLDNFTEFFQEPALVKGFVNTFLYAVVTSGLKVVLGLLLGILLTSQIRARGYLRSVVFFPVLVSTVGIGITFTAFMDPSTGAINKALAVVGIDGPGWLTDPSLALFSVALVDVWKGVGLATVIYIAGIVSIPQDYYEAARIDGAGPWQQFRNVILPLSWPATSTVIILSLIGGLRSFDLIWAMTRGGPGFSSDVVASVIYKQYQAGFYGLSTAGNVILFLVVTAVIVPLSRFLASKEVER; this comes from the coding sequence ATGACCACAGCTGTACCGACCGGGCCACCGACGGCCGAGAAGCCGAAAGTGGCGGCCAGAACGCGTCGGTCCGCCAAGATGCACAGCGCTTATCCCACCTGGTTCTACCTGCCGGCCGCAGTGATCTACGGGGTGCTGTTCCTCGTCCCGACGTTCGCGTCGTTCTACTTCAGCCTGACCCGGTGGACCATCTTCAAGTCGACCTTCATCGGCCTGGACAACTTCACCGAGTTCTTCCAGGAACCCGCCCTCGTCAAGGGCTTCGTCAACACGTTCCTCTACGCGGTCGTCACCTCGGGCCTCAAGGTGGTCCTCGGCCTCCTCCTGGGAATCCTGCTGACCAGCCAGATCCGCGCCCGCGGCTATCTGCGCTCGGTGGTGTTCTTCCCCGTCCTGGTCAGCACCGTCGGCATCGGCATCACCTTCACCGCCTTCATGGACCCCTCCACCGGAGCGATCAACAAGGCGCTGGCGGTCGTCGGCATCGACGGTCCGGGCTGGCTGACGGACCCGTCGCTGGCGTTGTTCTCGGTGGCCCTCGTCGACGTCTGGAAGGGTGTCGGGCTCGCCACCGTCATCTACATCGCCGGCATCGTGTCCATCCCGCAGGACTACTACGAGGCGGCGAGGATCGACGGCGCGGGCCCGTGGCAACAGTTCCGCAACGTCATCCTGCCGCTGAGCTGGCCGGCGACCTCGACCGTCATCATCCTGTCGCTCATCGGCGGCCTGCGGTCCTTCGACCTCATCTGGGCCATGACGCGCGGCGGACCGGGCTTCAGCTCCGACGTGGTCGCCTCCGTCATCTACAAGCAGTACCAGGCTGGCTTCTACGGCCTGTCGACCGCCGGAAACGTCATCCTCTTCCTGGTCGTCACCGCGGTCATCGTCCCGTTGTCCCGCTTCCTGGCGAGCAAGGAGGTCGAGCGGTGA
- a CDS encoding LacI family DNA-binding transcriptional regulator, with product MRPANSSKRATITDVARSAGVSTSAVSKVLRNAYGVSPAMRERVQAAMAELGYRPHAAARGMRGRTYTIGVLLASIRNAFYADLLDGVNTALRGTEYALFLGSGGSSEMEEQTKLIHTMADRQMDGLILIAPTVPRTEVVRLAAEVPTVVIGHHDPSPAYDCVVNQDGAGVDLVVDHLITLGHRDIAHLSHPTVRGTQWEQRPEHHVRAAYRAAMARHDLADLARVVHSGYSDEGGYRGAMELLTSTRPPTAIFAGADVAATGVFRAAAELGLRIPDDLSLAGYNNTSVAALAPVNLTSVDQAGAMMGETAARLLLERIEKRRDRAVVMASTPHLVPRGSTAPAPGA from the coding sequence GTGCGACCGGCAAACAGTTCGAAGAGAGCCACCATCACCGACGTCGCGCGCAGCGCGGGGGTGTCCACCTCGGCGGTGTCGAAGGTGCTGCGCAACGCCTACGGGGTGAGCCCTGCGATGCGTGAGCGGGTGCAGGCGGCCATGGCCGAGCTGGGCTACCGTCCGCACGCCGCCGCCCGCGGCATGAGGGGCCGCACCTACACGATCGGTGTTCTCCTCGCGAGCATCCGCAACGCTTTCTACGCAGACCTCCTGGACGGAGTGAACACAGCCCTCAGAGGCACCGAGTACGCGCTGTTCCTCGGCTCCGGCGGCTCCTCCGAGATGGAGGAGCAGACCAAGCTGATCCACACCATGGCGGACCGGCAGATGGACGGTCTGATCCTGATCGCGCCCACCGTCCCCCGCACGGAAGTGGTCCGCCTCGCGGCCGAGGTGCCGACGGTGGTGATCGGCCACCACGATCCCTCCCCGGCATACGACTGCGTGGTCAACCAGGACGGGGCCGGCGTCGACCTGGTCGTCGACCACCTGATCACCCTCGGGCACCGGGACATAGCCCATCTGTCGCATCCGACGGTGCGCGGCACCCAGTGGGAGCAGCGGCCCGAGCACCACGTACGGGCCGCCTACCGTGCGGCGATGGCCCGGCACGACCTCGCCGACCTGGCCCGGGTCGTGCACTCCGGGTATTCGGACGAGGGCGGCTACCGGGGCGCCATGGAACTGCTCACCTCCACACGCCCGCCCACCGCGATCTTCGCGGGCGCGGACGTCGCCGCGACCGGCGTCTTCCGGGCCGCGGCCGAGCTCGGCCTGCGCATCCCCGACGACCTCTCGCTCGCCGGATACAACAACACCTCGGTCGCAGCCCTCGCGCCGGTGAACCTGACCAGCGTCGACCAGGCGGGCGCCATGATGGGCGAGACCGCGGCCCGGTTGCTGCTGGAGCGGATCGAGAAGCGGCGCGACCGCGCCGTCGTCATGGCCTCGACGCCCCACCTCGTGCCACGCGGCAGCACCGCACCGGCACCCGGCGCCTGA